The Devosia sp. YIM 151766 genome includes a region encoding these proteins:
- a CDS encoding substrate-binding domain-containing protein, translated as MRLKDLAEHLGLSPTTVSRALNNYPEVNEATRRRVAAAATALGYRPNASALRLATGRAGAIGLVLRGADELGPHMSEFLSGLGASMAHREIDVLVSTVASQQEELAAYRRLAASQKVDAVVLHSPTLRDERAELLLDLKIPFVLHGRTDIGHPVAWLDIDNTGALERATGHLLDLGHQRVALFNGLKGRTFSEHRELGYLAALSARGIPFDPALMVNSVFTDETAFRLAQFMLERRPRPTAFLAGSMMTALGIFRAIRQAGLELGRDISMIAHDDVFPYLNADNMYPTMSTTRSSIRQAGTRIAELIAQVLAGKHVEDVHEIWPVELVLRESSAPLRNP; from the coding sequence ATGAGACTGAAAGACCTCGCTGAGCATCTCGGCCTGTCCCCCACCACGGTCAGCCGCGCGCTCAACAATTATCCGGAAGTCAACGAGGCCACCCGCCGCCGGGTGGCAGCGGCCGCCACCGCGCTCGGCTACCGCCCCAATGCCAGTGCGCTGCGTCTCGCCACCGGCCGCGCCGGCGCTATCGGCCTGGTCCTGCGCGGCGCGGACGAACTCGGCCCGCATATGTCCGAATTCCTCTCCGGGCTCGGCGCCTCCATGGCCCATCGCGAAATCGACGTTCTCGTCTCCACCGTCGCCAGCCAGCAGGAGGAATTGGCGGCCTATCGCCGCCTGGCCGCCAGCCAGAAGGTGGATGCCGTGGTGCTCCATTCGCCCACCCTCCGCGACGAGCGCGCCGAACTCCTGCTCGATCTCAAGATACCCTTCGTGCTGCATGGCCGCACCGATATCGGTCACCCCGTCGCCTGGCTCGACATCGACAATACCGGCGCCCTCGAACGCGCCACCGGCCATCTGCTCGATCTCGGCCATCAGCGCGTTGCACTGTTCAACGGCCTCAAGGGCCGCACCTTTTCCGAGCATCGGGAACTGGGCTATCTCGCCGCCCTCTCGGCGCGCGGCATTCCGTTCGATCCCGCCCTTATGGTCAATTCCGTCTTCACCGACGAGACCGCCTTCCGCCTCGCCCAGTTCATGCTCGAGCGCCGGCCCCGCCCCACGGCATTCCTCGCCGGCTCGATGATGACGGCCCTGGGTATTTTCCGCGCCATCCGCCAGGCCGGGCTGGAACTGGGCCGCGACATCTCCATGATCGCCCACGACGACGTCTTCCCCTATCTCAATGCCGACAACATGTATCCGACCATGTCGACCACCCGTTCCTCCATCCGCCAGGCCGGCACCCGCATCGCCGAATTGATCGCCCAGGTCCTGGCCGGCAAGCATGTGGAAGACGTGCACGAAATCTGGCCGGTCGAGCTGGTGCTGCGGGAAAGCTCGGCGCCTTTGCGAAATCCCTGA
- the sseA gene encoding 3-mercaptopyruvate sulfurtransferase: MTSPFVTTAWLAQHLSDPGLVVVDASWHLPNASRNAQAEYLAGHIPGAVFFDIDGIADTASSLPHMLPAPADFARAVGALGISEDMNIVVYDEVGLFSAPRAWWTFRTFGAPNVFMLEGGGPQWRAERRHVEAGLVERHPTIFQPRLDPLAVADFDIVNARSKDRAAQIVDARPAPRFHAEVPEPRPGLKSGHIPGSFNVPVGLLTENGALKDTETLRALFAERGLDLDSPIITSCGSGITAVTLALALEQAGAGDVTVYDGSWAEWGSRPDAEIES; this comes from the coding sequence ATGACTTCGCCTTTCGTCACCACCGCCTGGCTGGCCCAGCATTTGTCCGATCCCGGCCTCGTCGTGGTCGATGCCAGCTGGCACCTGCCCAATGCGTCCCGCAACGCCCAGGCCGAATATCTGGCCGGCCATATTCCCGGCGCCGTGTTCTTCGACATCGACGGCATTGCCGACACCGCGTCCAGCCTGCCGCATATGCTGCCCGCGCCCGCCGATTTCGCCCGCGCCGTCGGCGCGCTCGGCATTAGCGAGGACATGAATATTGTCGTCTATGACGAAGTGGGATTGTTCAGCGCCCCGCGCGCCTGGTGGACCTTCCGCACTTTCGGCGCCCCGAATGTCTTCATGCTCGAAGGCGGCGGTCCCCAATGGCGCGCCGAGCGCCGCCATGTCGAAGCCGGACTGGTCGAGCGTCATCCCACCATCTTCCAGCCGCGCCTCGATCCCCTTGCCGTCGCCGATTTCGACATCGTCAATGCCCGCTCGAAGGATCGCGCCGCTCAGATCGTCGACGCTCGCCCCGCCCCGCGCTTTCATGCCGAAGTTCCCGAACCGCGCCCTGGCCTCAAGTCCGGCCATATTCCCGGCAGCTTCAACGTGCCGGTCGGGCTGCTCACCGAGAACGGCGCGCTCAAGGATACCGAAACCCTCCGGGCGCTTTTTGCCGAACGCGGCCTCGACCTCGACAGCCCGATCATCACCTCCTGCGGCTCCGGCATCACCGCCGTCACCCTGGCCCTGGCGCTGGAACAGGCCGGCGCCGGCGACGTTACCGTCTATGACGGGTCATGGGCCGAATGGGGCTCGAGGCCCGACGCCGAAATAGAAAGCTAG
- a CDS encoding VOC family protein has product MLDHTGIVVTDLAKARRFYDAIAAALELQTADNGEEAFLFGKSAEERIPYLWIGVTRPSYWVEGSRAGLNQMHVAFQARNKAMVDAFHQAALANGGTDNGPPGPRQGAGDYYGAFVLDPDGNNIEACWQGDVPNYRE; this is encoded by the coding sequence ATGCTCGATCATACCGGCATCGTCGTCACCGATCTCGCCAAGGCCCGCCGCTTCTACGACGCCATCGCCGCCGCGCTCGAATTGCAAACGGCCGACAATGGCGAGGAGGCCTTCCTCTTCGGCAAAAGCGCCGAAGAGCGAATCCCCTATCTGTGGATCGGCGTCACCCGCCCCTCCTATTGGGTAGAGGGCTCGCGGGCCGGCCTCAACCAGATGCATGTGGCTTTTCAGGCCAGGAACAAAGCCATGGTCGACGCCTTCCACCAGGCCGCCCTGGCCAATGGCGGCACCGACAATGGCCCGCCCGGCCCGCGTCAGGGCGCCGGCGATTATTACGGCGCCTTCGTGCTCGACCCGGACGGCAATAATATCGAAGCCTGCTGGCAGGGCGATGTCCCTAATTATCGCGAATAG
- a CDS encoding class I SAM-dependent methyltransferase has product MGGSLFDAQAAAGYAQRPQRQVPGFESLHRMVSMLLAERVSADGRLLVLGAGGGLELKALAEAHAGWTFDGVDPSPDMLALARQVLGPLVTRVALHEGYVEAAPEGPFDGAVSLLTFHFIGREQRLETLRALRRRLRPGAPLVLAHISFPQDEPERSRWIARHSGYADGVTASGAQLDNALQAMSTKLTILAPAEEEALLEAAGFGDVSLFYAALSFRGWVAYSR; this is encoded by the coding sequence ATGGGTGGCAGTCTCTTCGATGCGCAGGCCGCAGCCGGCTATGCGCAAAGACCGCAGCGGCAGGTGCCGGGATTTGAGAGCCTGCATCGCATGGTGTCGATGCTGCTGGCCGAACGAGTGTCGGCGGATGGGCGGCTCCTGGTTTTGGGGGCCGGCGGCGGACTGGAATTGAAGGCGCTGGCCGAGGCGCATGCGGGCTGGACGTTCGATGGCGTCGATCCATCACCCGACATGCTGGCGCTGGCGCGGCAGGTATTGGGGCCGCTGGTGACGCGGGTGGCCCTGCATGAAGGCTATGTGGAGGCGGCGCCGGAGGGGCCGTTCGATGGGGCGGTGAGCCTGCTCACCTTTCATTTTATCGGGCGCGAGCAGCGCCTGGAGACATTGCGCGCCCTGCGGCGGCGCTTGCGGCCCGGTGCGCCGCTGGTGCTGGCGCATATCAGTTTTCCGCAGGACGAACCGGAGCGGTCGCGCTGGATCGCCCGCCATTCCGGCTATGCCGATGGCGTGACGGCGAGCGGGGCGCAATTGGACAATGCGTTACAGGCCATGAGCACCAAGCTGACCATTCTGGCGCCGGCGGAAGAGGAGGCGCTGCTGGAGGCGGCCGGCTTTGGCGATGTCAGCCTGTTTTACGCGGCCCTGAGCTTTCGCGGCTGGGTGGCCTATTCGCGATAA
- the mmsB gene encoding multiple monosaccharide ABC transporter permease, whose translation MTTETVPTGIPAEQAQSHELSLIGALRANMRDYGLLLALILIMLFFQYFTNGVLFKPVNLTNIILQNSYIIVMALGMLLVIVAGHIDLSVGSVSGFIGALAAMLMVGWRFPPELAFLAHPIVAGAICLVAGAVVGAAQGYIIAYHRVPAFIVTLAGMLIFKGLSLAILAGKSVGPFPAEFQMLSAGFIPDFIGPTTMPWLAENGQNVVLHTTTMVIAILAIVATVFFSIRTRARRKARGYDVEPFSLFVVKNLVIAGLVLFFAYMLASYRGLPNVLVVMGVLIAGFVFLTKRMTFGRRIYALGGNLKAAALSGIKTERTTFYIFAIMGALAALAGMIYAARLNSATPKAGQGLELDVIAAVFIGGASALGGVGQVAGAVIGAFIMGVMNNGMSIMGVNIDWQQMIKGVVLLAAVFFDLYNKNKSA comes from the coding sequence ATGACGACCGAAACCGTACCGACCGGAATCCCGGCCGAACAGGCCCAGAGCCACGAGCTGTCCCTGATCGGCGCCTTGCGGGCCAATATGCGCGATTACGGCCTGTTGCTGGCGCTCATCCTCATCATGCTGTTCTTCCAGTATTTCACCAATGGCGTGCTGTTCAAGCCGGTGAACCTGACCAATATCATCCTGCAGAACTCCTATATCATCGTCATGGCCCTGGGCATGCTGCTGGTGATCGTGGCCGGGCATATCGATTTGTCGGTGGGCTCGGTTTCCGGGTTTATCGGGGCGCTGGCGGCGATGCTGATGGTGGGCTGGCGGTTTCCGCCGGAGCTGGCTTTTCTCGCCCATCCCATCGTCGCCGGGGCAATCTGCCTGGTGGCCGGCGCGGTCGTCGGGGCGGCGCAGGGCTATATCATCGCCTATCATCGCGTCCCCGCCTTTATCGTGACGCTGGCCGGCATGCTGATCTTCAAGGGCCTGTCGCTGGCGATCCTGGCCGGCAAGTCGGTCGGCCCGTTCCCGGCCGAATTCCAGATGCTGTCGGCGGGCTTCATTCCCGATTTCATCGGGCCGACGACCATGCCCTGGCTGGCCGAGAACGGCCAGAACGTGGTGCTGCACACCACCACCATGGTCATCGCCATCCTGGCCATAGTGGCGACGGTCTTCTTCTCGATCCGCACCCGGGCCAGGCGCAAGGCGCGCGGCTATGACGTCGAGCCGTTCAGCCTGTTCGTGGTCAAGAATCTGGTCATTGCCGGGCTGGTGCTGTTCTTCGCCTATATGCTGGCCTCCTATCGCGGGCTGCCCAATGTGCTGGTGGTGATGGGGGTGCTGATCGCGGGCTTCGTGTTCCTGACCAAGCGCATGACCTTCGGCCGCCGCATCTATGCGCTGGGCGGCAATCTCAAGGCGGCGGCTTTGTCGGGCATCAAGACCGAGCGGACCACGTTCTACATCTTCGCCATCATGGGGGCGCTGGCGGCCCTGGCCGGCATGATCTATGCGGCGCGCCTCAATTCGGCGACGCCGAAGGCGGGGCAGGGGCTGGAGCTCGACGTGATCGCGGCGGTGTTCATCGGCGGCGCCTCGGCGCTGGGCGGCGTCGGCCAGGTCGCCGGCGCGGTGATCGGCGCCTTCATCATGGGCGTGATGAATAACGGCATGTCGATCATGGGCGTCAATATCGACTGGCAGCAGATGATCAAGGGCGTGGTGCTGCTCGCCGCCGTGTTCTTCGACCTTTACAACAAGAACAAGTCGGCCTGA
- the mmsA gene encoding multiple monosaccharide ABC transporter ATP-binding protein: MTNTILEMRGITKTFPGVKALQNVNLDVREGEIHAIVGENGAGKSTLMKVLSGVYPHGSYDGQIIYKGEEQSFRSIRDSEDKGIVIIHQELALVPLLSIAENIFLGNEQARNGVIDWDETRDGARKLLAMVGLNEDPDTLVTNIGVGKQQLVEIAKALSKHVQLLILDEPTASLSEKDSQALLDLLLEFKQQGITSILISHKLNEVSRVSDRITVIRDGRTIETMDKQDISEDRIITSMVGRALEDRYPPHTPNVGEVVLEVKNWSVYHPQHRERQVIKNIDMVLRKGEVVGIAGLMGSGRTEFAMSLFGRSYGQKITGEVFMHGKKVDMSSVGKAVARGLAYATEDRKTFGLNLIDHIKHNTTLSNLKGVSRFGVIDDLAELDVANDYRKKTNIRSSSVYQVTGNLSGGNQQKVVLSKWLYANPDVLILDEPTRGIDVGAKYEIYTIINQLAAQGKAILMISSEMPELLGITDRLYVMNEGRIVGEMPTSEASQEKIMRSIVRAEGKAS; the protein is encoded by the coding sequence ATGACCAATACCATTTTGGAGATGCGCGGCATCACCAAGACCTTTCCCGGCGTCAAGGCGCTGCAGAACGTCAATCTGGATGTGCGGGAAGGCGAAATCCACGCCATTGTCGGCGAGAACGGGGCGGGGAAGTCCACCCTGATGAAGGTGCTGAGCGGGGTCTATCCGCACGGCTCCTATGACGGACAGATCATCTACAAAGGCGAGGAACAGTCCTTCCGCTCCATTCGCGACAGCGAGGACAAGGGCATCGTCATCATCCATCAGGAGCTGGCGCTGGTGCCGCTGCTGTCGATCGCCGAAAACATCTTCCTGGGCAATGAGCAGGCCAGGAACGGGGTGATCGACTGGGACGAGACCCGTGACGGCGCGCGCAAGCTGCTGGCCATGGTGGGGCTCAACGAGGACCCGGACACGCTGGTGACCAATATCGGGGTGGGCAAGCAGCAATTGGTGGAGATCGCCAAGGCGCTTTCCAAGCATGTGCAATTGCTCATCCTGGACGAGCCGACCGCGTCGCTGTCGGAAAAGGACAGCCAGGCGCTGCTCGATCTGCTGCTGGAATTCAAGCAGCAGGGCATTACCTCGATCCTGATTTCCCACAAGCTCAACGAAGTGTCCCGCGTTTCGGACCGCATCACCGTCATTCGCGACGGGCGCACCATCGAGACCATGGACAAGCAGGATATTTCCGAGGACCGGATCATCACCTCGATGGTGGGGCGGGCGCTGGAAGACCGTTATCCGCCCCATACGCCCAATGTGGGCGAGGTGGTTCTGGAGGTGAAGAACTGGAGCGTCTATCACCCGCAGCACCGCGAGCGGCAGGTGATCAAGAATATCGACATGGTCCTGCGCAAGGGCGAAGTGGTGGGGATTGCCGGGCTAATGGGGTCGGGGCGCACCGAATTCGCCATGAGCCTGTTCGGGCGCTCCTATGGGCAGAAGATTACCGGCGAGGTGTTCATGCATGGCAAGAAGGTGGACATGTCCAGCGTGGGCAAGGCGGTGGCGCGGGGCCTCGCCTATGCCACCGAGGACCGCAAGACCTTCGGGCTCAACCTCATCGACCACATCAAGCACAATACCACTTTGTCCAATCTCAAGGGCGTGTCGCGCTTCGGGGTGATCGACGATCTGGCCGAGCTGGATGTCGCCAACGATTACCGGAAAAAGACCAATATCCGCTCCTCCAGCGTCTATCAGGTGACGGGCAATCTTTCCGGCGGCAATCAGCAGAAAGTGGTGCTGAGCAAATGGCTCTACGCCAATCCCGACGTGCTCATTCTCGACGAGCCGACGCGCGGCATCGATGTGGGCGCGAAATATGAAATCTACACGATCATCAACCAGCTCGCGGCGCAGGGCAAAGCGATCCTGATGATCTCCTCGGAAATGCCGGAACTGCTCGGCATCACCGACCGCCTCTATGTAATGAACGAAGGCCGCATCGTGGGCGAGATGCCCACCAGCGAGGCGAGCCAGGAAAAGATCATGCGCTCCATCGTGCGCGCTGAAGGAAAGGCATCATGA
- the chvE gene encoding multiple monosaccharide ABC transporter substrate-binding protein, with amino-acid sequence MTVLTAGALVTTAASAVLAQDKGAIGIAMPTQSSLRWISDGNELKSALEGMGYSVDLQYAEDDIPNQLAQIENMVTKGVDALVIASIDGTTLSAVLQQAADQDVKVVAYDRLIRDSGNVDYYTTFDNFQVGVLQATSLVKGLEERFPNDKPWNVELFGGSPDDNNAFFFYDGAMAVLQPLIDSGDVIIKSGQQGMDVVGTLRWDGAVAQARMDNILSANYSDGSVVHGVLAPYDGLSRGIISSLRGVGYGSGDLAWPIVTGQDAEVPSVKAIIAGEQYSTVFKDTRELAQYTAQLLDTVLSGEEPGGLDTTTYDNGVKVVPSILLTPYEVDATNYEERVIASGYIQAEELE; translated from the coding sequence ATGACGGTGCTGACCGCCGGCGCGCTGGTGACCACTGCCGCGTCCGCCGTGCTGGCCCAGGACAAGGGCGCCATTGGCATCGCCATGCCGACCCAGTCGTCGCTGCGCTGGATTTCGGACGGCAATGAGCTGAAGTCCGCGCTGGAAGGCATGGGCTATTCGGTCGACCTGCAATATGCGGAAGACGATATTCCGAACCAGCTCGCCCAAATCGAAAACATGGTGACCAAGGGCGTGGACGCGCTGGTGATCGCCTCGATCGACGGCACCACCCTCAGCGCCGTGTTGCAGCAGGCCGCCGACCAGGACGTGAAGGTCGTGGCCTATGACCGCCTGATCCGCGACAGCGGCAATGTCGATTATTACACCACTTTCGACAATTTCCAGGTGGGCGTGCTGCAGGCCACCAGCCTGGTGAAGGGGCTCGAAGAGCGCTTCCCCAATGACAAGCCGTGGAATGTCGAGCTGTTCGGCGGTTCGCCCGACGACAACAATGCCTTCTTCTTCTATGACGGCGCCATGGCCGTATTGCAGCCGCTGATCGATTCCGGCGACGTGATCATCAAGTCCGGCCAGCAGGGCATGGACGTGGTCGGTACGCTGCGCTGGGACGGTGCGGTGGCCCAGGCCCGCATGGACAATATCCTGTCCGCCAATTATTCGGACGGCTCGGTGGTCCATGGCGTGCTGGCGCCCTATGACGGGCTTTCCCGCGGCATCATCTCGTCGCTGCGCGGCGTGGGCTATGGCTCGGGCGACCTCGCCTGGCCGATCGTGACCGGCCAGGACGCCGAAGTGCCTTCGGTCAAGGCGATCATCGCCGGCGAGCAGTATTCGACCGTGTTCAAGGATACCCGCGAACTGGCCCAGTATACCGCACAGCTGCTCGACACCGTGCTGTCGGGCGAAGAGCCGGGCGGCCTCGACACCACCACCTATGACAATGGCGTCAAGGTCGTGCCCTCGATCCTGCTGACCCCGTATGAAGTGGATGCCACCAATTACGAGGAACGCGTGATCGCCTCGGGCTATATCCAGGCGGAAGAGCTGGAGTAA
- a CDS encoding FCD domain-containing protein, protein MQTGDNRPDQPSAANAVADDLADIILTRMAPGASLPSEAELAERYAVSRLTVREAVKLLAGRGLVDLARCRRAMVREPDGAAFADFLVSVLHNDSKGLFDLVEVRLSLEVQSATLAAKRANRAGIAAIESALQGMRDAEAADDADAEERFHNFDVGFHEAVALASGNRILGYLFEAMAGPLRSGIQISRQGHANRGHTLRDTIDAHQRILDAIRAGNARAAAEAMRLHLRNTERDISNALSDMGTPPSTRRSAR, encoded by the coding sequence ATTCAGACCGGCGACAATCGCCCCGACCAGCCCAGCGCCGCCAATGCGGTCGCCGATGATCTGGCGGACATAATCCTGACCCGGATGGCGCCCGGCGCCAGCCTGCCCAGCGAAGCGGAACTGGCCGAGCGCTATGCCGTCAGCCGCCTGACGGTGCGCGAGGCGGTCAAGCTCCTGGCCGGGCGCGGCCTGGTCGATCTGGCGCGCTGCCGCCGGGCCATGGTGCGCGAGCCCGACGGCGCTGCCTTTGCCGATTTTCTGGTCTCGGTGCTGCACAACGATTCCAAGGGCCTGTTCGACCTGGTCGAAGTGCGGCTGTCGCTGGAAGTGCAATCGGCCACCCTCGCCGCCAAGCGCGCCAACCGCGCCGGCATCGCCGCCATCGAAAGCGCCCTTCAGGGCATGCGCGACGCCGAGGCGGCCGACGATGCCGACGCCGAGGAACGCTTCCACAATTTCGACGTCGGCTTTCATGAAGCCGTCGCCCTGGCCAGCGGCAACCGCATTCTGGGCTATCTGTTCGAGGCCATGGCCGGCCCCTTGCGCAGCGGCATCCAGATCAGCCGCCAGGGCCATGCCAATCGCGGCCATACCCTGCGCGACACCATCGACGCCCACCAGCGCATCCTCGACGCCATCCGCGCCGGCAATGCCCGCGCCGCCGCCGAGGCCATGCGCCTCCATCTCAGGAATACCGAACGCGATATCAGCAATGCGTTGAGCGATATGGGCACACCGCCCTCCACCCGCCGAAGCGCGCGCTAG
- a CDS encoding mannitol dehydrogenase family protein — MTAKLSLAALPSIAGAATPTYARQDLKPGIVHFGVGNFHRAHQAVYLDALFNTGADHDWAIIGAGVRPSDAAMREALGRQDWLTSVVEQEAGSTTARITGAMVDYLEPGDSRAVIAALTDPAIRIVSLTITEGGYYIDPASQKFDPAHPDIAYDAAHFHAPKTAFGLILAGLVQRRAAGIAPFTIMSCDNIPGNGQVTRNAVAGLAALIDPALADWIKSSIAFPNGMVDRITPATSAREIDLLADTFGIEDSWPVFCESFNQWVLEDNFPAGRPALETVGVQFVGDVAPYEHMKIRILNGGHATIAYPAGLLDIHFVHEAMEHPLVSAFLRKVETEEIIPIVPPVPGTDLYEYFALCEKRFANPKIGDTVRRLALDGSNRQPKFIIPSALDRANANNALTGLALVSALWCRYCFGTTESGAIIGPNDPNWDRLTAQARKAREKPAAWLDMSDIYGDLAQAPSFASSFTKSLNFLWKEGTAATLEAYLADRL, encoded by the coding sequence ATGACCGCCAAACTCTCTCTCGCCGCCCTGCCCTCGATCGCCGGCGCCGCCACGCCCACCTATGCCCGCCAGGACCTCAAGCCCGGCATAGTCCATTTCGGCGTCGGCAACTTCCATCGCGCCCACCAGGCCGTCTATCTCGATGCGCTGTTCAATACCGGCGCGGATCATGATTGGGCCATTATCGGCGCCGGCGTCCGGCCATCCGACGCCGCCATGCGCGAGGCCCTGGGCCGGCAGGATTGGCTGACCAGCGTGGTCGAGCAGGAAGCCGGTTCCACCACGGCGCGCATCACCGGCGCCATGGTCGATTATCTCGAACCCGGCGACAGCCGGGCCGTGATCGCCGCGCTCACCGATCCCGCCATCCGCATCGTGTCCCTCACCATCACCGAGGGCGGCTATTATATCGACCCGGCCTCGCAGAAATTCGACCCGGCACATCCCGACATCGCCTACGACGCCGCTCACTTCCATGCGCCGAAAACCGCGTTCGGCCTCATCCTCGCCGGCCTGGTGCAACGCCGCGCCGCCGGCATCGCGCCGTTCACGATCATGTCCTGCGACAATATCCCCGGCAATGGCCAGGTCACGCGCAACGCCGTCGCCGGCCTTGCTGCCCTCATCGACCCGGCCCTGGCCGATTGGATAAAATCCTCCATCGCCTTTCCCAATGGCATGGTCGACCGCATCACCCCCGCCACCTCCGCGCGCGAGATCGACCTGCTGGCCGACACTTTCGGCATCGAGGATTCCTGGCCCGTCTTCTGCGAAAGCTTCAACCAATGGGTGCTGGAGGATAATTTCCCCGCCGGCCGCCCCGCCTTGGAGACGGTGGGCGTGCAGTTCGTCGGCGATGTCGCGCCCTATGAGCACATGAAGATTCGTATCCTCAATGGCGGCCACGCCACCATTGCCTATCCGGCCGGGCTGCTCGACATCCACTTCGTGCACGAGGCGATGGAACATCCCCTCGTCTCCGCTTTCCTCAGGAAGGTCGAGACCGAGGAGATCATCCCCATCGTGCCGCCGGTGCCCGGCACCGACCTGTATGAATATTTCGCGCTGTGCGAAAAACGCTTCGCCAATCCCAAGATCGGCGACACTGTCCGCCGCCTCGCCCTTGATGGGTCCAATCGTCAGCCCAAATTCATCATTCCCAGTGCTTTGGACCGCGCTAATGCTAACAATGCGTTAACCGGATTGGCCTTGGTGTCAGCCTTATGGTGCCGCTATTGTTTCGGCACCACCGAGAGCGGTGCCATCATCGGACCCAATGATCCGAACTGGGACCGCCTCACCGCCCAGGCAAGAAAAGCCCGAGAAAAACCCGCCGCCTGGCTCGATATGAGCGACATCTATGGCGACCTCGCCCAAGCGCCATCCTTCGCATCTTCCTTTACCAAGTCATTGAATTTCCTGTGGAAAGAAGGAACGGCAGCGACACTCGAAGCCTATCTGGCCGACCGTCTCTAG